The following proteins come from a genomic window of Paramisgurnus dabryanus chromosome 19, PD_genome_1.1, whole genome shotgun sequence:
- the pogza gene encoding pogo transposable element with ZNF domain isoform X3 yields MRTMAESELYMLCDDEDLAPCQNIAENTDTQCSTAQIGNTAPSSAAQTEGTSSKDTLAAADITHQAVPLANAPAVTVMSNVVQPNGAAGQTIYISTQNNPGQPLASPPGLGTSLSYILNGQPITFLTAAQGQQVLSPRLVTTGNSTQPVSSGNVSSMQIPVTLTLSNSSNVQSISSVTPGMSSASMTSSSLQPNTTTGARFKVIKVHKFNGGPIASKTPGQVVNPPGQPTKAIAFGAQTPTTRPQAQNQAPQPATATNVFKKGSNIPAACVRCRYKYQRSESLRGYFCQCNQELIGSMWRLKSKALKTKGQSDKSHLKPSTLETPVSFSKSSQSSLKHITASEIPAGMPSPGSGDFDNQGRLIMLVDDFFYGQRDGITSYVQSITETIIMKCQLCDKRLMGNIKLMNHMRHHMELEHLSGAMDTHTMCQHCFRHFSTPLRLQCHLETVHSRVESSKVCKICEWSFDNEPLFLNHMKHAHKPGEMPYMCQVCEFRSSIFQDVVSHFTEQHKNTCILLCIYCLKVFKSCNAYQEHYLKHQKKSVLPCDKCRLQFLFPKEKIEHKHRLHRTCVKPQQLQGLKPGTKVIIRAYALNQDPVSPDKNDVEATQTGVGKHSSNPSTTRVPQNVTNTVIPIKKKPVENMVELMVKFQSQYNLLEKQFCIECSYEIPSFSNHFPTYVRCSLCRYCTCCCRAYADHMISVHVPRKSTRKYITLYKSCPKRGRLSCTNCKYKTQIGDWMAKHLAEFPTHRASQCTLRGFSRGFKRFVFIPTDLLKGGQRLNNRTLLPLKVNQVDKTGSNPPSSRKLLPRPTYIITLPAGPAQPSFFPIQVQPLKPSAVPNQNSEAKQAAPKPILNEESSEMNQIRSGKTHTLPQLKVMLYALCCGVPQAAIQFDTKPEEVQSLLLKRKHQLERLRIRGGLTTPGADRLIDWVLCQREQQLPISEANLFSKASEFMGINGMPNISYDWVVDFLLRYDLGLQAYATSRKMLPQRTLELVRSCNRFLNHQITYQRFRLGGIGTMDELSIFIDMEQLDGASADSSTMISAFKLMGTSAPLIDVVFTALYDGTVLSTMLFLRGEPLSPNAPCLPDYITLEARPEGFTNEERLELWLNKVWRPHLNPSSGGKGILIMDSYKGHMADDFLAALNSANTLPGTIPRGSSRRLQPLEACVGPVLREYLQACWSQHVTLAPQELVGAKPADLARLLSGWITEILDILRADPKLLFHSFHQVLSTNSEAISEEPSELVRSLTAALLASKLQEDEARQQSAIFSQQNASPGVGSPKSVPSPSASILALKRIFEKDSDVESFLGFEDTEMIDH; encoded by the exons ATGAG AACAATGGCAGAATCTGAACTTTACATGCTATGTGATGATGAGGACCTGGCCCCATGTCAGAATATTGCagaaaacacagacacacagtgTAGCACAG CCCAAATTGGAAATACTGCACCTTCATCAGCAGCACAAACTGAGGGCACCTCCTCTAAAGACACATTGGCTGCTGCTGACATCACACATCAAGCTGTGCCTTTGGCTAATG CTCCTGCAGTTACAGTAATGTCTAATGTCGTCCAGCCAAACGGAGCAGCCGGCCAAACCATCTACATTTCGACACAG AATAATCCAGGTCAGCCTCTTGCAAGTCCACCGGGTTTGGGGACATCACTTAGTTACATCTTGAATGGACAGCCCATTACTTTTCTGACTGCTG CTCAAGGACAACAGGTACTTTCTCCACGGTTGGTTACTACAGGGAATTCAACACAGCCTGTGTCCTCTGGAAACGTCTCTAGTATGCAGATCCCGGTCACCCTTACGCTCAGCAACTCTTCAAACGTACAGAGCATCTCTTCAGTGACCCCAGGGATGAGCTCTGCTAGCATGACATCCTCAAGCCTCCAACCAAACACAACTACAG GAGCGAGATTTAAGGTCATAAAGGTCCACAAGTTTAATGGTGGACCCATAGCATCTAAAACTCCTGGTCAAGTAGTGAATCCACCTGGTCAGCCCACCAAAGCCATTGCCTTTGGTGCACAAACACCGACCACGAGACCCCAAGCACAAAACCAAGCCCCACAACCTGCCACAGCAACTAATG TATTCAAAAAAGGCTCCAATATTCCAGCCGCCTGTGTCCGCTGTAGATATAAATACCAAAGGAGTGAATCCCTCCGTGGATACTTCTGT CAATGCAATCAAGAGCTTATTGGAAGTATGTGGCGACTGAAATCCAAGGCTTTAAAAACAAAGGGCCAGAGTGACAAATCACACCTAAAACCCTCCACGTTGGAGACTCCCGTGTCTTTCTCCAAATCTTCACAATCTTCGCTCAAGCACATCACAGCTTCTGAGATACCCGCGGGAATGCCTAGTCCAGGCTCTGGGGATTTCGATAACCAGGGAAGACTGATCATGTTAGTTGATGACTTCTTCTATGGGCAGCGCGACGGCATAACCTCCTATGTACAATCCATAACGGAGACCATCATAATGAAGTGCCAACTGTGTGACAAGAGACTGATGGGCAACATCAA GCTGATGAACCACATGAGACACCACATGGAATTGGAGCACCTGTCTGGAGCGATGGATACTCATACCATGTGCCAGCATTGCTTCAGACACTTCTCGACACCTTTACGTCTACAATGTCATCTTGAGACAGTCCATAGCCGAGTGGAGTCTTCGA AAGTGTGTAAGATCTGCGAGTGGTCTTTTGATAATGAGCCTCTTTTTCTGAATCACATGAAACATGCACACAAACCTGGCGAGATGCCCTACATGTGCCAG GTGTGCGAGTTCCGCTCTTCTATCTTCCAAGACGTTGTTAGCCACTTCACAGAGCAACATAAGAACACCTGCATTTTACTGTGTATCTACTGCCTTAAAGTGTTTAAGTCGTGCAACGCCTACCAAGAGCACTACCTTAAACATCAG AAGAAATCGGTGTTGCCTTGTGACAAATGCCGGCTTCAGTTTCTTTTTCCGAAAGAAAAGAttgaacacaaacacagactTCACAGGACATGTGTCAAACCCCAGCAGTTGCAGGGCCTCAAACCCGGCACTAAG GTCATCATTCGAGCTTATGCCCTGAATCAGGATCCTGTCAGCCCTGACAAAAATGATGTAGAAGCAACCCAGACGGGTGTGGGAAAGCATTCCTCAAACCCTTCAACAACTCGAGTACCACAAAATGTCACCAATACAGTAATTCCTATAAAGAAAAAGCCAGTGGAAAACATGGTGGAGCTGATGGTAAAATTTCAAAGCCAATA CAATCTATTAGAAAAACAGTTCTGCATAGAATGCAGCTATGAGATACCAAGTTTTTCCAACCATTTTCCAACTTACGTGCGCTGTTCCCTCTGCCGATACTGCACCTGCTGTTGTAGAGCGTATGCCGATCACATGATCAg TGTACATGTTCCTCGCAAAAGCACCAGGAAATATATCACCCTGTACAAATCCTGCCCAAA GAGGGGGCGTCTAAGCTGTACCAACTGTAAATACAAAACCCAGATTGGAGATTGGATGGCCAAGCATCTTGCTGAATTTCCAACACATCGTGCAAGCCAGTGCACACTGCGTG GATTTTCACGTGGTTTCAAAAG ATTTGTCTTCATCCCAACGGACTTGCTCAAAGGTGGTCAAAGACTCAACAACAGAACGCTTCTGCCTTTGAAAGTTAACCAAGTGGACAAAACAGGATCAAATCCTCCCTCCTCTCGTAAACTCCTACCTCGACCCACCTACATCATAACCCTCCCTGCTGGTCCCGCCCAACcatctttctttcccattcaAGTTCAGCCTTTAAAACCAAGTGCTGTTCCAAACCAAAACTCTGAGGCAAAGCAAGCTGCACCAAAACCCATTCTGAATGAAGAATCTTCTGAAATGAACCAGATTCGTTCAGGAAAGACACATACTCTACCCCAGCTGAAAGTTATGCTGTACGCTCTTTGCTGCGGGGTTCCACAGGCCGCGATTCAATTCGACACTAAGCCGGAAGAAGTCCAGTCCTTGCTTCTGAAACGAAAACATCAGCTTGAGCGTTTGAGAATCAGGGGAGGCTTGACTACACCGGGAGCTGACAGGTTAATTGATTGGGTGCTATGCCAGCGTGAGCAACAGCTGCCTATTAGTGAAGCTAACCTGTTCAGCAAGGCCTCAGAGTTCATGGGCATAAATGGTATGCCAAACATCTCTTATGACTGGGTGGTTGATTTCCTACTGCGCTACGATCTTGGCTTGCAGGCATATGCCACATCCAGGAAAATGTTGCCACAAAGGACTCTGGAGCTTGTACGTTCCTGCAACAGATTTCTAAACCATCAAATCACCTATCAAAGATTTAGGCTGGGTGGTATTGGCACCATGGATGAGCTCTCTATCTTTATAGACATGGAGCAGTTAGATGGAGCCTCTGCAGATTCGTCTACCATGATATCTGCTTTTAAGTTGATGGGCACCTCAGCTCCACTGATTGATGTTGTGTTCACAGCCTTGTATGATGGTACGGTACTGTCCACCATGCTTTTCCTTCGAGGTGAACCTCTTAGTCCAAATGCACCATGCTTGCCTGACTACATCACCCTGGAGGCTCGTCCAGAGGGGTTCACAAATGAAGAAAGACTTGAACTTTGGTTGAACAAGGTATGGCGCCCACACCTAAACCCCAGTTCTGGAGGTAAGGGAATACTGATAATGGACAGCTACAAAGGACACATGGCTGATGATTTCTTGGCAGCGCTCAACAGTGCTAATACCCTGCCAGGTACGATCCCTCGCGGTAGCTCTCGTCGTCTACAGCCCCTGGAGGCCTGCGTGGGTCCGGTGTTACGCGAGTATCTGCAAGCTTGCTGGAGTCAGCACGTGACATTGGCACCACAAGAACTGGTTGGAGCGAAGCCTGCTGACTTGGCTCGTCTTCTCTCAGGTTGGATCACTGAGATACTTGATATTCTGAGAGCAGATCCAAAGCTGCTTTTTCACTCTTTTCATCAGGTTTTGAGCACAAACTCGGAGGCAATATCTGAGGAGCCTTCAGAGCTGGTGCGGAGTCTTACAGCAGCTCTTTTGGCCAGTAAATTGCAAGAAGATGAAGCTAGGCAACAGTCGGCAATTTTTTCTCAACAAAATGCTTCCCCCGGTGTCGGTTCTCCAAAATCTGTGCCCTCTCCGTCAGCCAGCATCCTTGCATTGAAAAGGATCTTTGAGAAGGACAGTGACGTAGAGTCATTCCTTGGTTTTGAGGATACAGAAATGATAGATCATTAA
- the pogza gene encoding pogo transposable element with ZNF domain isoform X2, which yields MRTMAESELYMLCDDEDLAPCQNIAENTDTQCSTAQIGNTAPSSAAQTEGTSSKDTLAAADITHQAVPLANAPAVTVMSNVVQPNGAAGQTIYISTQNNPGQPLASPPGLGTSLSYILNGQPITFLTAAQGQQVLSPRLVTTGNSTQPVSSGNVSSMQIPVTLTLSNSSNVQSISSVTPGMSSASMTSSSLQPNTTTGARFKVIKVHKFNGGPIASKTPGQVVNPPGQPTKAIAFGAQTPTTRPQAQNQAPQPATATNVFKKGSNIPAACVRCRYKYQRSESLRGYFCQCNQELIGSMWRLKSKALKTKGQSDKSHLKPSTLETPVSFSKSSQSSLKHITASEIPAGMPSPGSGDFDNQGRLIMLVDDFFYGQRDGITSYVQSITETIIMKCQLCDKRLMGNIKLMNHMRHHMELEHLSGAMDTHTMCQHCFRHFSTPLRLQCHLETVHSRVESSKVCKICEWSFDNEPLFLNHMKHAHKPGEMPYMCQVCEFRSSIFQDVVSHFTEQHKNTCILLCIYCLKVFKSCNAYQEHYLKHQKSVLPCDKCRLQFLFPKEKIEHKHRLHRTCVKPQQLQGLKPGTKVIIRAYALNQDPVSPDKNDVEATQTGVGKHSSNPSTTRVPQNVTNTVIPIKKKPVENMVELMVKFQSQYNLLEKQFCIECSYEIPSFSNHFPTYVRCSLCRYCTCCCRAYADHMISVHVPRKSTRKYITLYKSCPKRGRLSCTNCKYKTQIGDWMAKHLAEFPTHRASQCTLREGFSRGFKRFVFIPTDLLKGGQRLNNRTLLPLKVNQVDKTGSNPPSSRKLLPRPTYIITLPAGPAQPSFFPIQVQPLKPSAVPNQNSEAKQAAPKPILNEESSEMNQIRSGKTHTLPQLKVMLYALCCGVPQAAIQFDTKPEEVQSLLLKRKHQLERLRIRGGLTTPGADRLIDWVLCQREQQLPISEANLFSKASEFMGINGMPNISYDWVVDFLLRYDLGLQAYATSRKMLPQRTLELVRSCNRFLNHQITYQRFRLGGIGTMDELSIFIDMEQLDGASADSSTMISAFKLMGTSAPLIDVVFTALYDGTVLSTMLFLRGEPLSPNAPCLPDYITLEARPEGFTNEERLELWLNKVWRPHLNPSSGGKGILIMDSYKGHMADDFLAALNSANTLPGTIPRGSSRRLQPLEACVGPVLREYLQACWSQHVTLAPQELVGAKPADLARLLSGWITEILDILRADPKLLFHSFHQVLSTNSEAISEEPSELVRSLTAALLASKLQEDEARQQSAIFSQQNASPGVGSPKSVPSPSASILALKRIFEKDSDVESFLGFEDTEMIDH from the exons ATGAG AACAATGGCAGAATCTGAACTTTACATGCTATGTGATGATGAGGACCTGGCCCCATGTCAGAATATTGCagaaaacacagacacacagtgTAGCACAG CCCAAATTGGAAATACTGCACCTTCATCAGCAGCACAAACTGAGGGCACCTCCTCTAAAGACACATTGGCTGCTGCTGACATCACACATCAAGCTGTGCCTTTGGCTAATG CTCCTGCAGTTACAGTAATGTCTAATGTCGTCCAGCCAAACGGAGCAGCCGGCCAAACCATCTACATTTCGACACAG AATAATCCAGGTCAGCCTCTTGCAAGTCCACCGGGTTTGGGGACATCACTTAGTTACATCTTGAATGGACAGCCCATTACTTTTCTGACTGCTG CTCAAGGACAACAGGTACTTTCTCCACGGTTGGTTACTACAGGGAATTCAACACAGCCTGTGTCCTCTGGAAACGTCTCTAGTATGCAGATCCCGGTCACCCTTACGCTCAGCAACTCTTCAAACGTACAGAGCATCTCTTCAGTGACCCCAGGGATGAGCTCTGCTAGCATGACATCCTCAAGCCTCCAACCAAACACAACTACAG GAGCGAGATTTAAGGTCATAAAGGTCCACAAGTTTAATGGTGGACCCATAGCATCTAAAACTCCTGGTCAAGTAGTGAATCCACCTGGTCAGCCCACCAAAGCCATTGCCTTTGGTGCACAAACACCGACCACGAGACCCCAAGCACAAAACCAAGCCCCACAACCTGCCACAGCAACTAATG TATTCAAAAAAGGCTCCAATATTCCAGCCGCCTGTGTCCGCTGTAGATATAAATACCAAAGGAGTGAATCCCTCCGTGGATACTTCTGT CAATGCAATCAAGAGCTTATTGGAAGTATGTGGCGACTGAAATCCAAGGCTTTAAAAACAAAGGGCCAGAGTGACAAATCACACCTAAAACCCTCCACGTTGGAGACTCCCGTGTCTTTCTCCAAATCTTCACAATCTTCGCTCAAGCACATCACAGCTTCTGAGATACCCGCGGGAATGCCTAGTCCAGGCTCTGGGGATTTCGATAACCAGGGAAGACTGATCATGTTAGTTGATGACTTCTTCTATGGGCAGCGCGACGGCATAACCTCCTATGTACAATCCATAACGGAGACCATCATAATGAAGTGCCAACTGTGTGACAAGAGACTGATGGGCAACATCAA GCTGATGAACCACATGAGACACCACATGGAATTGGAGCACCTGTCTGGAGCGATGGATACTCATACCATGTGCCAGCATTGCTTCAGACACTTCTCGACACCTTTACGTCTACAATGTCATCTTGAGACAGTCCATAGCCGAGTGGAGTCTTCGA AAGTGTGTAAGATCTGCGAGTGGTCTTTTGATAATGAGCCTCTTTTTCTGAATCACATGAAACATGCACACAAACCTGGCGAGATGCCCTACATGTGCCAG GTGTGCGAGTTCCGCTCTTCTATCTTCCAAGACGTTGTTAGCCACTTCACAGAGCAACATAAGAACACCTGCATTTTACTGTGTATCTACTGCCTTAAAGTGTTTAAGTCGTGCAACGCCTACCAAGAGCACTACCTTAAACATCAG AAATCGGTGTTGCCTTGTGACAAATGCCGGCTTCAGTTTCTTTTTCCGAAAGAAAAGAttgaacacaaacacagactTCACAGGACATGTGTCAAACCCCAGCAGTTGCAGGGCCTCAAACCCGGCACTAAG GTCATCATTCGAGCTTATGCCCTGAATCAGGATCCTGTCAGCCCTGACAAAAATGATGTAGAAGCAACCCAGACGGGTGTGGGAAAGCATTCCTCAAACCCTTCAACAACTCGAGTACCACAAAATGTCACCAATACAGTAATTCCTATAAAGAAAAAGCCAGTGGAAAACATGGTGGAGCTGATGGTAAAATTTCAAAGCCAATA CAATCTATTAGAAAAACAGTTCTGCATAGAATGCAGCTATGAGATACCAAGTTTTTCCAACCATTTTCCAACTTACGTGCGCTGTTCCCTCTGCCGATACTGCACCTGCTGTTGTAGAGCGTATGCCGATCACATGATCAg TGTACATGTTCCTCGCAAAAGCACCAGGAAATATATCACCCTGTACAAATCCTGCCCAAA GAGGGGGCGTCTAAGCTGTACCAACTGTAAATACAAAACCCAGATTGGAGATTGGATGGCCAAGCATCTTGCTGAATTTCCAACACATCGTGCAAGCCAGTGCACACTGCGTG AAGGATTTTCACGTGGTTTCAAAAG ATTTGTCTTCATCCCAACGGACTTGCTCAAAGGTGGTCAAAGACTCAACAACAGAACGCTTCTGCCTTTGAAAGTTAACCAAGTGGACAAAACAGGATCAAATCCTCCCTCCTCTCGTAAACTCCTACCTCGACCCACCTACATCATAACCCTCCCTGCTGGTCCCGCCCAACcatctttctttcccattcaAGTTCAGCCTTTAAAACCAAGTGCTGTTCCAAACCAAAACTCTGAGGCAAAGCAAGCTGCACCAAAACCCATTCTGAATGAAGAATCTTCTGAAATGAACCAGATTCGTTCAGGAAAGACACATACTCTACCCCAGCTGAAAGTTATGCTGTACGCTCTTTGCTGCGGGGTTCCACAGGCCGCGATTCAATTCGACACTAAGCCGGAAGAAGTCCAGTCCTTGCTTCTGAAACGAAAACATCAGCTTGAGCGTTTGAGAATCAGGGGAGGCTTGACTACACCGGGAGCTGACAGGTTAATTGATTGGGTGCTATGCCAGCGTGAGCAACAGCTGCCTATTAGTGAAGCTAACCTGTTCAGCAAGGCCTCAGAGTTCATGGGCATAAATGGTATGCCAAACATCTCTTATGACTGGGTGGTTGATTTCCTACTGCGCTACGATCTTGGCTTGCAGGCATATGCCACATCCAGGAAAATGTTGCCACAAAGGACTCTGGAGCTTGTACGTTCCTGCAACAGATTTCTAAACCATCAAATCACCTATCAAAGATTTAGGCTGGGTGGTATTGGCACCATGGATGAGCTCTCTATCTTTATAGACATGGAGCAGTTAGATGGAGCCTCTGCAGATTCGTCTACCATGATATCTGCTTTTAAGTTGATGGGCACCTCAGCTCCACTGATTGATGTTGTGTTCACAGCCTTGTATGATGGTACGGTACTGTCCACCATGCTTTTCCTTCGAGGTGAACCTCTTAGTCCAAATGCACCATGCTTGCCTGACTACATCACCCTGGAGGCTCGTCCAGAGGGGTTCACAAATGAAGAAAGACTTGAACTTTGGTTGAACAAGGTATGGCGCCCACACCTAAACCCCAGTTCTGGAGGTAAGGGAATACTGATAATGGACAGCTACAAAGGACACATGGCTGATGATTTCTTGGCAGCGCTCAACAGTGCTAATACCCTGCCAGGTACGATCCCTCGCGGTAGCTCTCGTCGTCTACAGCCCCTGGAGGCCTGCGTGGGTCCGGTGTTACGCGAGTATCTGCAAGCTTGCTGGAGTCAGCACGTGACATTGGCACCACAAGAACTGGTTGGAGCGAAGCCTGCTGACTTGGCTCGTCTTCTCTCAGGTTGGATCACTGAGATACTTGATATTCTGAGAGCAGATCCAAAGCTGCTTTTTCACTCTTTTCATCAGGTTTTGAGCACAAACTCGGAGGCAATATCTGAGGAGCCTTCAGAGCTGGTGCGGAGTCTTACAGCAGCTCTTTTGGCCAGTAAATTGCAAGAAGATGAAGCTAGGCAACAGTCGGCAATTTTTTCTCAACAAAATGCTTCCCCCGGTGTCGGTTCTCCAAAATCTGTGCCCTCTCCGTCAGCCAGCATCCTTGCATTGAAAAGGATCTTTGAGAAGGACAGTGACGTAGAGTCATTCCTTGGTTTTGAGGATACAGAAATGATAGATCATTAA